A region of Piscinibacter gummiphilus DNA encodes the following proteins:
- a CDS encoding Gfo/Idh/MocA family protein codes for MDTVRPLRLAIAGAGLIGRAHAQRIALLHGCDLAAIADPSPAAAALASEHGVPLYADLAALLAAEKPDGVILATPNALHVPGALLCLEAGVPVLVEKPVADTVDEAQRLVEAAARTQVPVLVGHHRRHSAILERAVETVQSGVLGRIVSVNASATFVKPDQYFVDGPWRTQPGGGPILINLVHEIDNLRALVGDIVEVQAFASRAIRGFPVEDTVAINLRFANGALGTFILSDCAASPRSWEQTAGENKSYDHHADEDCYVIAGTNGSLEVPTMRLRHYAGERSWWAPLTTKTLPLPDVDPLANQLAHFCQVIRGEVTPRVTAADARKTLQVTLAVAEAARTERAVVVR; via the coding sequence ATGGACACCGTCCGACCCTTGCGTCTCGCCATCGCCGGCGCCGGCCTGATCGGCCGCGCGCACGCGCAACGCATCGCCCTGCTCCACGGCTGCGACCTCGCGGCCATCGCCGACCCGTCGCCCGCCGCGGCGGCCCTCGCGTCCGAACACGGCGTGCCGCTGTACGCGGACCTCGCCGCGCTGCTCGCCGCGGAGAAGCCCGACGGCGTGATCCTCGCGACCCCCAATGCGCTGCACGTGCCCGGCGCCCTGCTCTGCCTGGAGGCCGGCGTGCCGGTGCTCGTCGAGAAACCCGTCGCCGACACGGTGGACGAGGCCCAGCGCCTCGTCGAGGCCGCGGCGCGCACGCAGGTGCCGGTGCTCGTGGGCCACCACCGCCGCCACAGCGCGATCCTCGAACGCGCGGTGGAGACGGTGCAGAGCGGCGTGCTCGGCCGCATCGTGTCGGTCAACGCCAGCGCCACCTTCGTCAAGCCCGACCAGTACTTCGTCGACGGCCCCTGGCGCACGCAGCCGGGCGGCGGCCCGATCCTGATCAACCTCGTGCACGAGATCGACAACCTGCGCGCCCTCGTCGGCGACATCGTCGAGGTCCAGGCCTTCGCGTCGAGGGCCATCCGCGGCTTCCCCGTCGAGGACACGGTCGCCATCAACCTGCGCTTCGCCAACGGTGCGCTCGGCACGTTCATCCTGTCCGACTGCGCGGCCAGCCCGCGCAGCTGGGAGCAGACCGCCGGCGAGAACAAGAGCTACGACCACCACGCCGACGAGGACTGCTACGTGATCGCCGGCACGAACGGCTCGCTGGAGGTGCCCACGATGCGGCTTCGCCACTACGCCGGCGAGCGCTCGTGGTGGGCACCGCTCACCACGAAGACGCTGCCGCTGCCGGACGTGGACCCGCTCGCCAACCAGCTCGCCCACTTCTGCCAGGTGATCCGCGGCGAGGTCACGCCGCGCGTGACCGCGGCCGATGCCCGAAAGACACTGCAGGTGACGCTGGCCGTTGCCGAGGCGGCGCGCACGGAACGCGCCGTCGTCGTACGCTGA